A single genomic interval of Deltaproteobacteria bacterium harbors:
- the glpK gene encoding glycerol kinase GlpK has protein sequence MATKPTHVMAIDQGTTGSTVLVFDRRGRIAGRAYSEVCQHYPKPGWVEHDAEEIWRVTLAVARQALRKARVKVASLAAIGITNQRETTVVWDRRTGQPIHRAIVWQDRRTAAVCAQLKDEGAEAAVRAKTGLVLDPYFSGTKVAWILDNVRGARARAAAGDLVFGTIDSWLVWKLTAGKVHATDPTNASRTLLFDIHARGWDPELLRMFDVPASMVPEVRPSSGVLGETEARLLGAPVLIAGVAGDQQAALFGQGCFAPGMVKNTYGTGCFVLMQTGSEAVTSERGLVTTIACGAGGAPTYALEGSVFIAGAVVQWLRDGLEILKNAAESEALARKVKSTLGVYVVPAFVGLGAPYWDPDARGAILGLTRGVGREHLVRAALESLAFQTRDVVETMAADASKPIAALRVDGGAAANDFLMQFQADVLGTTVDRPKVVETTATGAAFLAGLGTSFWTQAELARVRAADKVFKPKMKAEEREAAYAGWQDAVARVRSVRP, from the coding sequence ATGGCGACGAAGCCGACCCACGTGATGGCGATCGATCAAGGGACGACGGGCTCGACAGTGCTCGTGTTCGACCGGCGGGGTCGCATCGCCGGCCGCGCCTACTCGGAGGTCTGCCAGCACTACCCGAAGCCGGGATGGGTCGAGCACGACGCCGAAGAGATTTGGCGCGTCACGCTCGCCGTCGCGCGCCAGGCGCTCCGCAAGGCCAGGGTCAAGGTCGCGTCGCTCGCGGCGATCGGCATCACGAACCAGCGCGAGACGACCGTGGTGTGGGATCGGCGCACCGGGCAACCGATCCACCGCGCGATCGTCTGGCAGGATCGCCGCACCGCCGCCGTCTGTGCGCAGCTGAAAGACGAGGGCGCCGAGGCCGCGGTGCGCGCCAAGACCGGCCTCGTGCTCGACCCCTACTTCTCGGGGACAAAGGTCGCGTGGATCCTCGACAACGTGCGTGGCGCGCGTGCCCGCGCCGCCGCCGGCGACCTCGTCTTCGGCACGATCGACAGCTGGCTCGTCTGGAAGCTCACCGCCGGCAAGGTGCACGCGACCGATCCGACGAACGCTTCGCGCACGTTGCTCTTCGACATCCATGCCCGCGGCTGGGATCCGGAGCTGCTGCGCATGTTCGACGTGCCGGCGTCGATGGTCCCCGAGGTGCGGCCGTCGAGCGGCGTCCTCGGCGAGACCGAGGCGCGTCTGCTCGGCGCGCCCGTCCTCATCGCGGGCGTCGCGGGCGATCAGCAGGCGGCGCTCTTCGGTCAAGGCTGCTTCGCGCCCGGCATGGTGAAGAATACGTACGGCACCGGCTGCTTCGTGCTGATGCAGACCGGAAGCGAGGCGGTCACCTCGGAGCGCGGCCTCGTCACCACCATCGCCTGCGGCGCCGGCGGCGCGCCGACCTACGCGCTCGAAGGGTCGGTGTTCATCGCGGGGGCCGTCGTGCAGTGGCTCCGTGACGGGCTCGAGATCCTGAAGAACGCCGCCGAGAGCGAGGCGCTCGCGCGCAAGGTCAAGTCGACACTCGGCGTCTACGTCGTGCCCGCCTTCGTCGGGCTCGGCGCGCCGTACTGGGACCCGGATGCACGCGGCGCGATTCTCGGGCTCACGCGCGGCGTCGGGCGCGAGCACCTCGTGCGAGCGGCGCTCGAGTCGCTGGCATTCCAGACCCGCGATGTCGTCGAGACGATGGCGGCCGACGCCTCGAAGCCGATCGCCGCTCTTCGCGTCGACGGCGGGGCGGCGGCGAACGACTTCCTGATGCAGTTCCAGGCGGACGTCCTCGGTACTACCGTCGACCGGCCGAAGGTAGTCGAGACGACGGCGACCGGCGCCGCGTTCCTCGCGGGCCTCGGCACGAGCTTCTGGACCCAAGCGGAGCTCGCGCGCGTCCGCGCGGCCGACAAGGTCTTCAAGCCGAAAATGAAGGCCGAAGAGCGCGAGGCGGCGTATGCGGGGTGGCAGGACGCGGTGGCGCGAGTGCGGAGCGTGCGCCCCTGA
- the rpmE gene encoding 50S ribosomal protein L31, translating into MKEGIHPNYQPAKIVCACGNVIQTRSTRPEIHVELCSSCHPFYTGKQKLVDTAGRVERFRKKFGSVTKAPAQQ; encoded by the coding sequence ATGAAAGAAGGCATCCACCCGAACTACCAGCCGGCCAAGATCGTGTGCGCCTGCGGGAACGTCATCCAGACGCGCTCGACACGGCCCGAGATCCACGTCGAGCTCTGCTCCAGTTGCCACCCCTTCTACACCGGCAAGCAGAAGCTCGTGGACACCGCCGGCCGAGTCGAGCGGTTCCGGAAGAAGTTCGGCAGCGTCACCAAGGCGCCGGCGCAGCAGTAG
- the prfA gene encoding peptide chain release factor 1 codes for MFDKLAAVEARYVELEGLLVEPDVIGNRKEFAKLGKERSGLEEIVHTYRAWKELQDQIEGNKSLLHDADEDVRALAQEELPGLRAENDALEARLKVLLLPRDPNDERNVLLEIRAGTGGEEASLFAAELFRMYTRYAEARRWRVEILSSSETGLGGVKEIVASLEGQGAFSRLKFEGGVHRVQRVPETEGSGRIHTSAVTVAVLPEADEVDVHIDEKDLKIDVFRSSGPGGQSVNTTDSAVRVTHIPSGFVVSCQDEKSQLKNKAKALKILRARLLERAQAEQQAEIAASRKSMVGTGDRSERIRTYNFPQSRVSDHRINLTLHALDKTLEGDLDPLIDALITHYQAEALKAAH; via the coding sequence ATGTTCGACAAGCTAGCCGCAGTCGAAGCGCGATACGTCGAGCTCGAGGGTCTCCTCGTCGAGCCCGACGTCATCGGCAACCGCAAGGAGTTCGCGAAGCTCGGCAAGGAGCGCTCGGGCCTCGAAGAGATCGTCCACACCTACCGGGCGTGGAAGGAGCTCCAGGACCAGATCGAGGGCAACAAGTCGCTCCTGCACGACGCCGACGAGGACGTCCGCGCTCTCGCCCAGGAGGAGCTCCCCGGCCTGAGAGCCGAGAACGACGCGCTCGAGGCACGCCTCAAGGTGCTGCTCCTGCCGCGCGATCCGAACGACGAGCGCAACGTGCTCCTCGAGATCCGCGCCGGAACCGGGGGCGAGGAGGCGAGCCTCTTCGCCGCCGAGCTCTTCCGGATGTACACGCGCTACGCCGAGGCGCGGCGCTGGCGGGTCGAGATCCTGAGCTCGAGCGAGACCGGCCTCGGCGGCGTGAAGGAGATCGTCGCCTCGCTCGAGGGGCAGGGCGCCTTCAGCCGCCTCAAGTTCGAGGGCGGCGTGCACCGCGTGCAGCGCGTGCCGGAGACCGAGGGCTCGGGGCGCATCCACACCTCGGCCGTGACCGTCGCGGTGCTCCCCGAGGCCGACGAGGTCGACGTGCACATCGACGAGAAGGACCTCAAGATCGACGTGTTCCGCTCCTCGGGTCCGGGCGGTCAGAGCGTCAACACGACCGACTCGGCGGTGCGGGTCACCCACATCCCGAGCGGCTTCGTGGTCTCGTGCCAGGACGAGAAGTCGCAGCTCAAGAACAAGGCGAAGGCGCTCAAGATCCTGCGTGCCCGCCTCCTCGAGCGGGCGCAGGCCGAGCAGCAGGCCGAGATCGCCGCCTCGCGGAAGAGCATGGTCGGCACCGGCGACCGCTCGGAGCGCATCCGGACCTACAACTTCCCGCAGAGCCGCGTGTCCGACCACCGCATCAACCTCACGCTGCACGCGCTGGACAAGACCCTCGAAGGCGACCTCGACCCGTTGATCGACGCGCTCATCACGCACTATCAAGCGGAAGCGTTGAAGGCGGCGCACTGA
- the prmC gene encoding peptide chain release factor N(5)-glutamine methyltransferase translates to MAAEGRKAAPETALAYLELAAKFFAGRGIASARLDAELLLAEMLGTDRVGVYLRFDRPLGRSEVDAYRALVKRRGDGEPVAHLTGRREFWSRSFVVTPDVLVPRPETELVVERALAAVDAAGGRAGVLRVLDLGTGSGALAVTLAAELPNADVTAVDASPAALAVAARNAAAFGVAARMRFLASDWTAALAAGARFDLVVSNPPYVPSGDLAGLPAEVRREPALALDGGPDGLAAYRRIATEAARVLAPGGTLLVEVGAGQAAAVAALLTDAGLAAVGCFADLAGIERVVVAAAAAVPATRAAAS, encoded by the coding sequence ATGGCGGCGGAGGGGAGGAAGGCGGCGCCGGAGACGGCGCTCGCGTATCTGGAGCTGGCCGCGAAGTTCTTCGCGGGGCGGGGGATCGCGAGCGCCCGGCTCGACGCGGAGCTGCTCCTCGCGGAGATGCTCGGGACCGACCGCGTCGGCGTCTATCTGCGTTTCGACCGTCCGCTCGGCCGGAGCGAGGTCGACGCCTACCGCGCGCTCGTGAAGCGGCGGGGCGACGGCGAGCCGGTCGCGCATCTCACGGGCCGCCGCGAGTTCTGGTCGCGGAGCTTCGTGGTGACGCCGGACGTGCTCGTGCCGCGGCCCGAGACGGAGCTCGTGGTCGAGCGCGCGCTCGCGGCGGTCGACGCGGCCGGCGGCCGCGCGGGTGTGCTCCGCGTCCTCGATCTCGGGACCGGGAGCGGCGCGCTCGCCGTCACGCTCGCCGCCGAGCTGCCGAACGCCGACGTGACGGCGGTCGACGCGTCGCCGGCGGCGCTCGCCGTCGCCGCGCGCAACGCCGCGGCCTTCGGCGTCGCGGCCCGGATGCGGTTCCTCGCGAGCGACTGGACCGCGGCTCTTGCCGCCGGCGCGCGCTTCGACCTCGTGGTGAGCAACCCGCCCTACGTCCCCTCGGGCGACCTGGCGGGCCTCCCGGCCGAGGTGCGGCGCGAGCCCGCGCTCGCGCTCGATGGCGGCCCCGACGGCCTCGCCGCGTACCGCCGGATCGCCACCGAGGCGGCGCGCGTGCTGGCGCCGGGCGGTACGCTCCTCGTCGAGGTCGGCGCCGGCCAGGCGGCGGCCGTCGCCGCGCTTCTCACCGACGCCGGTCTCGCCGCCGTCGGCTGCTTCGCCGACCTCGCCGGCATCGAGCGCGTCGTCGTTGCGGCGGCCGCGGCTGTGCCTGCGACGCGGGCGGCGGCGTCGTGA
- the murA gene encoding UDP-N-acetylglucosamine 1-carboxyvinyltransferase produces MTRIVVRGGRRLAGRVPVGGSKNAGLPLLFAALLTRERCTIRGLPRVADITTTLRLLEKVGCLVGDDAFEAILVEARDLTSAEAPYELVKTMRASFLMLGPLVARTGYARVSTPGGCAIGSRPVDIHLAGLERMGATIRQAHGYVEAEARRLRGGRISLDFPSVGATENLMMAATLAEGVTEIENAAREPEIEDLAAALVKMGAKIAGAGTALITVEGVGELGAFDHTVIPDRIEAGTLLIAGAITGGDVTVEGARAEHLDALLLKLEEAGVAVARDAGAVGVRPGAGCRATDVRTSPHPGFPTDLQAQFMALMTTAEGRSMITETIFENRFMHVQELVRMGADIRVDGKTALVRGVPRLSGAPVMATDLRASVCLVLAALAAQNTSEIARVYHLDRGYERLEAKLSSLGADVERVRG; encoded by the coding sequence GTGACGAGGATCGTCGTCCGCGGCGGCCGCCGCCTCGCCGGCCGCGTGCCGGTCGGTGGCTCGAAGAACGCCGGGCTGCCGCTCTTGTTCGCCGCGCTGCTGACGCGCGAGCGCTGCACCATCCGCGGCCTGCCGCGCGTCGCCGATATCACGACGACGCTCCGCCTCCTCGAGAAGGTCGGCTGCCTCGTCGGCGACGACGCCTTCGAGGCGATCCTCGTCGAGGCCCGCGACTTGACGTCGGCGGAGGCGCCCTACGAGCTCGTGAAGACGATGCGGGCGTCCTTCCTGATGCTCGGGCCGCTCGTGGCGCGCACCGGCTACGCGCGCGTCTCGACGCCGGGCGGTTGCGCGATCGGCAGCCGGCCGGTCGACATCCACCTCGCCGGGCTCGAGCGCATGGGCGCCACGATCCGCCAGGCGCACGGCTACGTGGAGGCCGAGGCGCGGCGCCTGCGCGGCGGACGCATCTCCCTCGACTTCCCGTCGGTCGGCGCCACCGAGAACCTCATGATGGCGGCGACGCTCGCCGAGGGGGTGACCGAGATCGAGAACGCCGCCCGCGAGCCCGAGATCGAGGATCTCGCGGCGGCGCTCGTGAAGATGGGCGCGAAGATCGCCGGCGCCGGTACCGCGCTGATCACCGTCGAGGGGGTCGGCGAGCTCGGCGCCTTCGACCACACCGTCATTCCGGACCGCATCGAGGCCGGGACGCTGCTCATCGCCGGTGCCATCACCGGCGGCGACGTCACCGTCGAGGGCGCGCGCGCCGAGCACCTCGACGCGCTCCTCCTGAAGCTCGAGGAGGCCGGCGTGGCCGTCGCACGCGACGCCGGCGCCGTCGGCGTCCGGCCGGGCGCGGGCTGCCGCGCGACCGACGTCCGCACGTCGCCGCACCCCGGCTTCCCGACCGACTTGCAGGCGCAGTTCATGGCGCTCATGACGACCGCCGAGGGCCGCAGCATGATCACCGAGACCATCTTCGAGAACCGCTTCATGCACGTGCAGGAGCTCGTCCGCATGGGCGCGGACATCCGCGTCGATGGCAAGACCGCCCTCGTGCGCGGCGTACCCCGCCTCTCCGGCGCCCCGGTGATGGCGACCGATCTCCGCGCGAGCGTCTGCCTCGTGCTCGCGGCGCTCGCGGCGCAGAACACGAGCGAGATCGCGCGCGTCTACCACCTGGATCGCGGCTACGAGCGCCTGGAGGCGAAGCTCTCGAGCCTCGGGGCCGACGTCGAGCGGGTGCGCGGATGA
- the hisD gene encoding histidinol dehydrogenase, whose translation MSAGRDVLLVVPTRGRAFARRLALLEARGEEATGRVERTVRTIVADVRKRGDAALFAYTKRFDGVALGARTVEVPAAELAEAAASLPSPVRSALALAARRVAAFHRRQRQGSWSFRDAAGARLGQQVRPLDRVGVYVPGGTAAYPSSVLMNVIPAKVAGVGEVIGVTPPGRASAEVLAAAHIAGIDRLFRVGGAQAIAALAYGTRSIPRVDKICGPGNVFVATAKRLVFGAVDIDMIAGPSEVLIVADARARADLVAADLLSQAEHDPLAAAILVTPSAALAERVARALAAQLGELPRQAIARRALARYGTAFVTATLAEAVELANRIAPEHLELAVRRPERWLPKVRHAGAIFLGEHAPEPFGDYLAGPNHVLPTGGSARFSSPLGVYDFVKRSSVIAAGPRTMATLGPVVARLARLEGLDAHARAIERRLPRRRRDGRITRSRRS comes from the coding sequence ATGAGCGCGGGACGCGACGTCCTGCTCGTGGTGCCGACGCGCGGCCGGGCCTTCGCGCGCCGGCTCGCGCTGCTCGAAGCGCGCGGCGAGGAGGCAACCGGCCGTGTCGAGCGGACCGTGCGGACGATCGTCGCCGACGTCCGCAAGCGCGGCGACGCGGCGCTCTTCGCGTACACGAAGCGTTTCGACGGCGTGGCGCTCGGGGCGCGCACCGTCGAGGTCCCGGCGGCGGAGCTCGCCGAGGCGGCGGCGTCGCTGCCGTCGCCGGTGCGGAGCGCGCTCGCGCTCGCGGCGCGCCGGGTGGCGGCGTTCCACCGCCGCCAGCGGCAGGGCTCGTGGAGCTTCCGTGACGCCGCCGGCGCGCGCCTCGGCCAGCAGGTGCGGCCGCTCGATCGCGTCGGAGTCTACGTGCCGGGCGGTACCGCGGCGTACCCGTCGTCGGTCCTGATGAACGTCATTCCGGCCAAGGTCGCGGGCGTCGGCGAGGTGATCGGCGTGACGCCGCCGGGGCGCGCCAGCGCCGAGGTGCTCGCGGCGGCGCACATCGCCGGCATCGACCGGCTCTTCCGGGTCGGCGGCGCCCAGGCGATCGCGGCGCTCGCCTACGGAACGCGCTCGATCCCGCGCGTCGACAAGATCTGCGGCCCCGGCAACGTGTTCGTCGCGACCGCGAAGCGGCTCGTCTTCGGTGCGGTCGACATCGACATGATCGCCGGGCCGAGCGAGGTGCTGATCGTCGCCGACGCCCGCGCGCGCGCCGACCTCGTCGCGGCCGACCTGCTCTCGCAGGCCGAGCACGACCCGCTCGCGGCGGCGATCCTCGTGACGCCGTCGGCCGCGCTCGCGGAGCGGGTGGCGCGCGCCCTCGCGGCGCAGCTCGGCGAGCTGCCGCGGCAGGCGATCGCGCGGCGCGCGCTCGCGCGCTACGGCACGGCCTTCGTGACCGCGACCCTCGCCGAGGCCGTGGAGCTCGCGAACCGCATCGCGCCCGAGCACCTCGAGCTCGCCGTCCGCCGTCCCGAGCGCTGGCTCCCGAAGGTGCGCCACGCCGGCGCGATCTTCCTCGGCGAGCACGCGCCGGAGCCCTTCGGAGACTACCTCGCCGGTCCGAACCACGTGCTGCCGACCGGCGGCAGCGCGCGCTTCTCGTCGCCGCTCGGCGTCTACGACTTCGTGAAGCGCTCGAGCGTGATCGCGGCGGGGCCGCGTACGATGGCGACGCTCGGCCCCGTGGTGGCGCGGCTCGCCCGACTCGAAGGGCTCGACGCACACGCCCGCGCGATCGAACGGCGGCTCCCGCGACGGCGTCGGGACGGCCGCATCACTCGCTCGCGACGATCGTGA
- a CDS encoding YjbQ family protein — MRSLIALATGERETLVDVTERVRAAVAESGIANGLCCVYAHGATAAIMIQENWDASVPTDVVRFLRRLIPPGVWLHDRQDGNGDAHLKAGLVGPSETIPVIDGALGLSTWQGIFFCEFDGPRTDRRISVTIVASE, encoded by the coding sequence ATGCGCTCGCTGATCGCGCTCGCGACCGGCGAGCGCGAGACCCTGGTCGACGTGACCGAGCGCGTGCGCGCGGCGGTCGCGGAGAGCGGGATCGCGAACGGCCTCTGCTGCGTCTACGCCCACGGCGCGACGGCGGCGATCATGATCCAGGAGAACTGGGACGCGAGCGTGCCGACCGACGTCGTGCGGTTCCTGCGCCGATTGATTCCGCCCGGCGTCTGGCTGCACGACCGTCAGGACGGCAACGGCGACGCGCACCTGAAGGCCGGGCTCGTCGGCCCGTCGGAGACGATCCCCGTGATCGACGGCGCGCTCGGCCTCTCGACCTGGCAGGGCATCTTCTTCTGCGAGTTCGACGGTCCCCGCACCGACCGCCGCATCAGCGTCACGATCGTCGCGAGCGAGTGA
- a CDS encoding ATP-binding protein: MATIGRLFQPPKGHFFLFGPRGTGKSTWLRHAFPDALRIDLLAPEVVRGYVARPERLREVLAAHPDRRVIVIDEVQRVPALLDVVHEEIEARKGARRFVLTGSSARKLRRSGVNLLAGRAVRTALHPFLAAELGPAFTLDRALATGLVPLVWDAAEPERTLDGYLSLYVREEVQAEGMVRDLGGFARFLEAISFAHACPLNLANVARDCDVSRKTAEGYLAILEDLLLAFQVPIFTRRAKRILQAHPKFFWFDAGVYRSARPAGPLDRPEEIAGPALEGLVAQHLRAWIDYTANDCRLYYWRTKAGSEVDLVVYGRAGFWAFEVKNTRRVQASDLRGLRAFRDDHPAAELALLHRGAERLAIEGIPCIPIAEFLAGVTPGRPLPSVGRPRRPRA; encoded by the coding sequence ATGGCGACGATAGGGAGATTATTCCAGCCGCCGAAAGGGCACTTCTTCCTCTTCGGGCCCCGCGGCACCGGCAAATCGACCTGGCTCCGGCACGCGTTTCCCGACGCTCTGCGGATCGACCTCCTCGCGCCCGAGGTCGTGCGCGGCTACGTGGCGCGGCCGGAGCGGCTCCGCGAAGTGCTCGCCGCGCACCCGGACCGCCGCGTGATCGTCATCGACGAGGTCCAGCGCGTGCCGGCGCTGCTCGACGTCGTCCACGAGGAGATCGAAGCGCGCAAGGGGGCGCGGCGCTTCGTTCTGACGGGGTCGAGCGCGCGGAAGCTCCGGCGATCGGGGGTGAATCTGCTCGCCGGTCGCGCCGTCCGTACGGCGCTGCATCCGTTCCTGGCGGCGGAGCTGGGGCCTGCCTTCACGCTCGATCGCGCGCTCGCGACCGGCCTCGTCCCGCTGGTCTGGGATGCCGCCGAGCCCGAGCGGACGCTCGATGGCTATCTGTCGCTGTACGTGCGCGAGGAAGTGCAGGCCGAAGGCATGGTCCGCGATCTCGGCGGGTTCGCGCGCTTTCTCGAAGCGATTAGCTTCGCGCACGCGTGCCCGCTCAACCTCGCGAACGTCGCCCGCGATTGCGACGTCAGCCGGAAGACCGCCGAAGGGTATCTCGCCATTCTCGAAGACCTGCTGCTCGCGTTTCAGGTGCCGATCTTCACCCGGCGCGCGAAACGCATCCTCCAGGCGCATCCGAAGTTCTTCTGGTTCGATGCCGGGGTCTATCGATCGGCGCGGCCTGCCGGACCGCTCGATCGCCCCGAGGAAATTGCAGGACCCGCGCTCGAGGGTCTCGTCGCCCAGCACCTGCGGGCCTGGATCGACTACACGGCGAACGACTGCCGGCTGTACTACTGGCGCACCAAGGCGGGGAGCGAGGTCGACCTCGTCGTCTACGGGCGCGCGGGATTCTGGGCCTTCGAGGTCAAGAACACGCGCCGCGTGCAGGCGTCCGACCTCCGCGGCTTGCGCGCGTTCCGCGACGACCATCCCGCGGCCGAGCTCGCGCTGCTCCATCGCGGCGCCGAACGGCTCGCGATCGAGGGCATCCCCTGCATCCCGATCGCGGAGTTCCTGGCCGGCGTGACCCCCGGCCGCCCGCTCCCGTCGGTCGGAAGGCCGCGGCGGCCGCGCGCCTGA
- a CDS encoding type II toxin-antitoxin system Phd/YefM family antitoxin, producing MRVLAIREAKSGLSATLEDAQRERILITRNGRPCAIVIGVEGRDLEDVMLMSNPRFWRMIEASRKDPRTYSLDEVRAHFAAAAARPTGGRSGKRAGRTQARRARPSRG from the coding sequence ATGAGAGTGCTGGCGATTCGCGAAGCGAAGAGCGGCCTCAGCGCCACCCTCGAAGATGCCCAACGGGAACGGATCCTCATCACCCGCAACGGTCGGCCATGCGCCATCGTGATCGGTGTGGAAGGGCGCGACCTGGAGGACGTGATGCTCATGTCCAACCCTCGCTTCTGGCGCATGATCGAGGCGAGCCGGAAGGATCCGCGAACCTATTCCCTGGACGAGGTGAGGGCGCACTTTGCGGCCGCCGCGGCGCGGCCGACCGGAGGCCGATCCGGGAAGCGGGCAGGACGAACGCAGGCACGACGAGCCCGGCCGTCGCGCGGATGA
- a CDS encoding type II toxin-antitoxin system RelE/ParE family toxin: MFGVRIAQLAVDHLATIRSYDRNRILDEIMTHLRNDPQQETPRRKQLPGVVPPFEHVQPVWQLRVGEFRVIYDVDSSTRLVIVRAVLRKGRRTTKEIL; this comes from the coding sequence ATGTTCGGCGTTCGGATCGCGCAGTTGGCTGTGGATCATCTGGCGACGATCCGCTCGTACGACCGCAACCGAATCCTCGACGAGATCATGACGCACCTTCGCAACGATCCCCAGCAAGAGACGCCGCGTCGCAAGCAGTTGCCCGGGGTGGTGCCGCCGTTCGAGCACGTTCAGCCGGTGTGGCAACTTCGCGTCGGGGAATTCCGCGTGATCTACGACGTCGACAGCTCGACCAGACTGGTGATCGTTCGGGCGGTACTCCGAAAGGGTCGGCGGACCACAAAGGAGATCCTATGA
- a CDS encoding DUF1566 domain-containing protein — protein MRVPVRNLALAALAVVALSASAARAATPAQKCQAGKNKAAGKYAACRHGAEAKLATTGDGAAYATAIGKCTTKYGAAWQKLEANAGGACPSNGDETAIGTVVDGCTTNIATAVGGGVLTDCPADLAACLAAPQGQRLKTEQYACYDAGGVVIPCAGTGQDGELQKGLARSYTDNGDGTITDDRTGLMWEKLSDDGSLHDKDNYYTWTNAFAVKIAGLNAGGGFAGHTDWRLPNVNELQSLVSYGAVNPSVSAAFNTACAPACTVTTCSCTQSNFYWSATTYQDSPSLAWLVFFFDGDVYADGKPDNYYVRGVRGGS, from the coding sequence ATGCGCGTTCCAGTTCGAAACCTTGCGCTGGCGGCGCTCGCCGTCGTCGCACTTTCCGCCAGCGCTGCGCGGGCCGCGACCCCAGCCCAGAAGTGCCAGGCCGGTAAGAACAAGGCCGCCGGGAAGTACGCCGCCTGCCGCCACGGCGCCGAGGCCAAGCTCGCCACCACCGGCGACGGCGCGGCCTATGCAACGGCCATCGGCAAGTGCACGACCAAATATGGAGCCGCCTGGCAGAAGCTCGAAGCCAACGCCGGCGGCGCCTGCCCGAGCAACGGCGACGAGACCGCGATCGGCACCGTCGTCGACGGCTGCACGACCAACATCGCGACCGCCGTCGGGGGCGGGGTGCTGACCGATTGTCCGGCGGACCTGGCGGCGTGTCTCGCGGCTCCGCAAGGGCAGCGCCTGAAGACGGAGCAGTACGCCTGCTACGACGCCGGGGGCGTGGTGATCCCCTGTGCCGGCACCGGGCAGGACGGCGAGCTCCAGAAGGGGTTGGCGCGGAGCTATACCGACAACGGCGACGGTACGATCACCGACGACCGGACGGGCCTCATGTGGGAGAAGCTGTCGGACGACGGCAGTCTCCACGACAAGGACAATTACTACACGTGGACGAACGCCTTCGCGGTGAAGATCGCGGGCTTGAACGCGGGTGGAGGCTTCGCCGGCCATACGGACTGGCGGTTGCCCAACGTCAACGAGCTCCAGAGCCTCGTGAGCTATGGGGCGGTGAACCCGTCCGTAAGCGCTGCGTTCAATACGGCGTGCGCCCCGGCGTGTACCGTGACGACCTGTAGTTGTACCCAGTCGAACTTCTATTGGTCGGCTACGACGTATCAGGACAGTCCGTCGCTCGCGTGGCTCGTGTTCTTCTTCGACGGCGACGTGTACGCGGACGGTAAGCCCGACAACTACTATGTTCGCGGAGTGCGTGGCGGCTCGTGA
- a CDS encoding four helix bundle protein, with translation MAQTEHLPIYKAAYDFCLWCEQVVQGFSRYHKYALGADLREGARRVVKLVVRANARRDKRPVLLEVREEVEQLKVLLRLGHDVKAFPNFNSFEHAITTVTGIAKQNEGWLKSQGHGQNRRAMPAGLAAPSAP, from the coding sequence ATGGCGCAGACCGAGCACCTGCCGATCTACAAAGCGGCATACGACTTCTGTCTCTGGTGCGAGCAAGTCGTCCAAGGCTTCTCGCGCTACCACAAGTACGCGCTCGGCGCCGACCTCCGCGAGGGCGCGCGCCGTGTCGTGAAGCTCGTCGTGCGGGCCAACGCACGGCGCGACAAGCGGCCGGTGTTGCTCGAGGTGCGCGAGGAAGTCGAGCAGCTGAAAGTGCTCTTGCGGCTCGGGCACGACGTCAAGGCATTTCCCAATTTCAACAGCTTCGAGCACGCCATCACCACCGTCACCGGCATCGCCAAGCAGAACGAAGGTTGGTTGAAGAGTCAGGGCCATGGCCAGAATCGGCGGGCAATGCCGGCAGGGCTCGCCGCGCCGAGCGCGCCATGA
- a CDS encoding type II toxin-antitoxin system Phd/YefM family antitoxin translates to MSRTHRKGVEEARNQLPALLAEAEKGRVTIITRHGRSVAAIVPVARAMGVPRQRSLVGLTGSGKGLWGKGSTKALRRLRDEWSR, encoded by the coding sequence GTGTCGCGAACCCATCGCAAAGGCGTCGAAGAGGCCCGCAACCAGCTGCCTGCGCTGCTCGCGGAGGCTGAGAAAGGGCGCGTCACGATCATCACGCGCCATGGTCGATCGGTTGCCGCGATAGTCCCGGTGGCGCGCGCCATGGGTGTGCCACGCCAAAGATCGCTTGTCGGGTTGACGGGGTCCGGCAAAGGCTTGTGGGGAAAGGGCAGCACCAAGGCCCTGCGCCGCCTGCGTGACGAGTGGAGCCGCTAG